A genomic region of bacterium contains the following coding sequences:
- a CDS encoding site-specific DNA-methyltransferase, whose amino-acid sequence MSKIEKYNNKIIQGDCLDLFKDIPDDSVDMTFADPPFNLKKKYTSYTDSLEFREYLNWCEQWIFEMVRVTKPTGSIFLHNIPKWLTYYAAFLNKFAYFKHWISWDAPTAPMGKSLQPAHYGILFYGKKEKETKIYELRYPHKRDRKQGFLLKDYGGKKDKLHPFGPLVSDVWTDIHRIKHNKKRDPHPCQLPIHLLDRLILLSTDEADIVLDPFSGTGTTAISAKRLGRNYIGFELDDEYVDISRRKLNHVEPNFRLGESWVSFYLGNVVTIRNVDWDNLKKYFIIPDPVRKIDYEGAKIIDKLLIPKDEETASHLNICKTERIKKVS is encoded by the coding sequence ATGAGTAAAATAGAAAAATATAATAATAAGATAATACAAGGTGATTGTTTAGATTTATTCAAAGATATTCCTGATGATTCTGTGGATATGACATTTGCCGACCCACCGTTTAATTTAAAAAAGAAATATACAAGTTATACTGATAGTCTTGAATTTAGGGAATATCTTAATTGGTGTGAACAGTGGATCTTTGAAATGGTAAGAGTTACAAAACCAACAGGTTCGATTTTTTTGCACAATATTCCTAAATGGTTAACTTATTATGCTGCTTTTTTAAATAAATTTGCTTATTTCAAACATTGGATTTCGTGGGACGCACCAACAGCACCTATGGGAAAATCATTGCAACCGGCTCATTACGGTATTTTGTTTTACGGGAAAAAAGAAAAAGAAACAAAAATTTACGAACTTCGTTATCCACACAAAAGAGACAGAAAACAGGGCTTTTTACTTAAAGATTACGGAGGGAAAAAAGATAAATTACATCCTTTCGGGCCTTTAGTTTCTGATGTCTGGACTGATATTCACAGAATAAAGCATAATAAAAAAAGAGATCCGCATCCTTGTCAATTGCCCATTCATTTATTGGACAGGCTTATATTGCTTTCAACTGATGAAGCCGATATTGTTTTAGATCCGTTTTCGGGAACAGGAACAACTGCTATTTCTGCAAAAAGATTAGGACGAAATTACATCGGCTTTGAATTGGATGATGAGTATGTTGATATTTCAAGAAGAAAGCTGAACCATGTAGAACCCAATTTCAGATTAGGAGAAAGTTGGGTGAGTTTTTATTTGGGGAATGTAGTAACAATAAGAAATGTTGATTGGGATAATTTGAAAAAATATTTTATTATTCCTGATCCAGTGAGAAAAATTGATTATGAAGGGGCGAAAATTATTGATAAATTATTAATTCCGAAAGATGAAGAAACGGCATCACATCTGAATATTTGTAAAACTGAAAGAATAAAGAAAGTAAGTTAA
- a CDS encoding geranylgeranylglyceryl/heptaprenylglyceryl phosphate synthase: MSSVLDILIKGIKKHGAGYVVLIDPESGSREKLINTAQKSCESGADVIFIGGSLVSAGQLDLLISEIKQRVDIPVVLFPGGAYQISKEADAILFMSLISGRNPQFLIGEQVYSAPIIKKTGLETIPTGYMLIESGKITSVEFMSNTKPIPSDKPDIAAAHALAAQFLGMKMIYLEAGSGALKPVPDKVVSNVCKSVSIPVIVGGGIRDPKQAETKVKMGASFIVTGTVIEDNGTNMIKEFADAVHSAGKELIK; the protein is encoded by the coding sequence ATGTCGTCTGTTTTAGATATTTTAATAAAAGGTATAAAAAAGCACGGAGCAGGATATGTTGTGCTTATCGACCCTGAATCGGGAAGCAGGGAAAAACTTATTAATACTGCTCAAAAATCATGCGAATCAGGAGCTGACGTTATTTTTATCGGAGGGAGCCTTGTTTCAGCAGGCCAGCTGGATTTACTGATTTCAGAAATAAAACAAAGGGTTGACATTCCTGTAGTGCTCTTCCCGGGAGGGGCGTACCAGATTTCAAAAGAAGCGGATGCTATACTTTTTATGAGCCTGATAAGCGGGAGGAATCCTCAGTTCCTGATTGGAGAACAGGTATATTCAGCGCCGATTATTAAAAAAACAGGATTGGAAACAATCCCCACAGGTTATATGCTGATTGAATCGGGAAAGATAACTTCAGTAGAGTTCATGAGCAATACAAAACCCATACCCTCTGATAAGCCTGATATTGCAGCGGCTCATGCACTTGCAGCACAGTTTCTGGGAATGAAAATGATCTATCTTGAAGCTGGAAGCGGCGCATTAAAGCCTGTACCGGATAAAGTAGTCTCCAATGTTTGTAAATCTGTTTCTATACCGGTTATTGTAGGCGGCGGAATACGTGATCCGAAGCAGGCAGAAACAAAAGTTAAGATGGGCGCATCGTTTATTGTTACTGGAACAGTAATTGAAGATAATGGAACAAACATGATAAAAGAATTTGCAGATGCTGTTCATTCTGCTGGAAAAGAGTTGATTAAATGA